In the bacterium genome, one interval contains:
- a CDS encoding enoyl-CoA hydratase/isomerase family protein, whose protein sequence is MPYDDLRCVRVAIRDGVATATIDHPPLNLLDLTLIGELDALGRAIAADQSVRVLVLRSANPDFFIAHADVTLIQRLPTTPPPAPTELGPFHQMVDRFRTMPQATIGVVEGIARGGGSELLLSLDMRFAALGRARLAQPEVALGIIPGGSGTQRLPRLVGRARALEIILGCDDVPADVAERWGYVNRALPADELWPFVERLATRIASFPAAAIALAKEAVNAADTGVLAGLLIEADCFNRSLATPDAQERMRRFMAAGGQTVDVEKGGLF, encoded by the coding sequence ATGCCCTACGACGACCTGCGGTGCGTGCGGGTGGCGATCCGCGATGGGGTGGCGACGGCGACGATCGATCACCCGCCGCTCAACCTGCTCGACCTGACGTTGATCGGCGAGCTCGACGCACTCGGCCGCGCCATCGCCGCCGACCAGTCGGTGCGGGTGCTGGTGCTGCGCAGCGCCAATCCCGACTTCTTCATCGCCCACGCCGACGTGACGCTGATCCAACGGCTGCCGACCACGCCGCCCCCGGCGCCGACCGAGCTGGGGCCGTTCCACCAGATGGTGGACCGTTTCCGCACCATGCCGCAGGCCACCATCGGCGTCGTCGAGGGGATCGCGCGCGGCGGCGGCAGCGAGCTGCTGCTGTCGCTCGACATGCGCTTCGCGGCGCTCGGCCGCGCCCGCCTGGCGCAACCGGAAGTGGCGCTCGGCATCATCCCCGGCGGCAGCGGCACGCAGCGCCTGCCGCGCCTGGTCGGGCGGGCGCGGGCGTTGGAGATCATTCTCGGCTGCGACGACGTGCCGGCCGATGTCGCCGAACGCTGGGGCTACGTGAACCGCGCCCTGCCGGCGGACGAGCTGTGGCCGTTCGTGGAGCGGCTGGCGACCCGCATCGCATCGTTCCCGGCGGCCGCCATCGCGCTCGCCAAGGAAGCGGTGAACGCCGCCGATACCGGCGTGCTCGCCGGCCTGCTGATCGAGGCCGACTGCTTCAACCGCTCGCTGGCGACCCCCGACGCCCAGGAGCGAATGCGCCGCTTCATGGCCGCCGGGGGCCAGACGGTCGACGTCGAGAAGGGCGGATTGTTCTGA